GCCGATGTGGCAGTAGCGGCGGATCTGGCCCGCCTCCTCGCGCACCACCAGCGCCGTCTTGCAGTGCGTCTTGAGGCCGACCAGGCCGTACACCACGTGGCAGCCCGACTTCTCCAGCGTGCGCGCCCAGCCGATGTTGGCCTTCTCGTCGAAGCGCGCCTTGACCTCCACCAGCACCACCACCTGCTTGCCCGCCTCCGCCGCGGCGACCAGCGCGTCCACGATCGGGGAGTCGCCGGAGGTGCGGTACAGCGTCTGCTTGATGGCCAGCACGTGCGGGTCGGCCGCCGCGTGCTCGATGAAGCGCTGCACGCTGGTGGAGAACGAGTGGTAGGGATGGTGCACCAGGATGTCGCCGTCGCGCAGCACGTTGAAGATGCTGCGCGTGGACTCGACCTCGCGCAGGCGCGGATGCGTGGCGGGCACGAAGGGCGGGTCCTTGAGATCCGGCCGGTCCAGGCCGTAGAGCTGCATCAGCCCGGACAGGTCCAGCAGGCCGGGCACCCGCAGCACGTCGCGCGAGTCGACCTCCAGCTCGGTGACGAGCGTGGCCAGCACCCGGTCCGAGATGTCGGCGGCCACCTCCAGCCGCACCGGCGGCCCGAACCGGCGCCGCATCAGCTCCCGCTCCATCGCCTGGAGCAGGTCCTCGTCGCGGTCCTCCTCGATCTCGAAGTCGGCGTTGCGGGTGACCCGGAAGACGTGCCGCTCCACCACGTCCATGCCGGAGAACAGCTGCCCCAGCTCGTTGGCGATCAGTTCCTCGACCGGCAGGAACCGGTGGCTGTGGCGGCCCTCGGCGCCGGCCCGGCCCGGCGGCTCGATGCGTACGAAGCGCGGCACGTTGTTGGGCACCTTGACCCGCGCGAACAGCTCGTGCCCCGTCTCCGGCTCGCGCACCACCGCGGCGAGGTTCAGCGACAGGCCGGAGATGTACGGGAACGGGTGCGCGGGGTCGAACGCCAGCGGCGTCAGCACCGGGAAGATGTGCTCCCGGAAGTAGACCCGCATCTGCTCGCGCTCGGCGTGCTCCAGGTCGGACCAGCTGAGGATGTGGATGCCCGCCTTGGCCAGAGCCGGGCGGATCACCTTGGTGAACTCGGCCGCGTGGTCGGCGACCAGCTCGGCGGTGCGCTCGGAGACGACCTCCAGCTGCGCGCGCGGCGGCAGCCGGTCGGCCCCCCGGGTCGGCAGGCCGGTCTCCAGACGCCGGCGCAGCCCCGCGATCCGGACCATGAAGAACTCGTCCAGGTTGCTGGCGAAGATGGCCATGAACTTGGCCCGTTCCAGCAGCGGCACCCGCGGGTCCTCGGCCAGGGCCAGCACGCGGGCGTTGAAGTCGAGCCAGGAGACCTCGCGGTTGAAGTACCGGTCCTCGGGCAGTTCGGTCAGGGCGGTGCTGGCGAACTCGGGCACCACGGTCACCCGTATCGGCACCACGGGTTGTGCCGGGAGCTGTGGTTGCTCCAGGGTCTTCGGCTGGTCGCCGCCCGCACCGACGGCCTCCGCGGAGGCCTGCGGGAGCTGGGCGGCCGGTTGCTCGACGGCGCTGTCGGCGGGCGGCGGCTGGTCCGGCGCGGTCGCCGAGCCGGAGTTCTTACGGGGTCGTCGAGGGGCAGCGCTCACCCTGTCATTTTT
The Catellatospora sp. IY07-71 DNA segment above includes these coding regions:
- a CDS encoding RNA degradosome polyphosphate kinase; this translates as MSCSLRSGKNDRVSAAPRRPRKNSGSATAPDQPPPADSAVEQPAAQLPQASAEAVGAGGDQPKTLEQPQLPAQPVVPIRVTVVPEFASTALTELPEDRYFNREVSWLDFNARVLALAEDPRVPLLERAKFMAIFASNLDEFFMVRIAGLRRRLETGLPTRGADRLPPRAQLEVVSERTAELVADHAAEFTKVIRPALAKAGIHILSWSDLEHAEREQMRVYFREHIFPVLTPLAFDPAHPFPYISGLSLNLAAVVREPETGHELFARVKVPNNVPRFVRIEPPGRAGAEGRHSHRFLPVEELIANELGQLFSGMDVVERHVFRVTRNADFEIEEDRDEDLLQAMERELMRRRFGPPVRLEVAADISDRVLATLVTELEVDSRDVLRVPGLLDLSGLMQLYGLDRPDLKDPPFVPATHPRLREVESTRSIFNVLRDGDILVHHPYHSFSTSVQRFIEHAAADPHVLAIKQTLYRTSGDSPIVDALVAAAEAGKQVVVLVEVKARFDEKANIGWARTLEKSGCHVVYGLVGLKTHCKTALVVREEAGQIRRYCHIGTGNYHPKTARLYEDFGLLTADPEVGADLTDLFNTLTGYSRQTAYRRLMVAPHGVRSGIIERIEREAEFARAGKPALVQIKVNSLVDEQVIDALYRASQAGVHIDVLVRGMCALKPGVPGLSDNIRVRSILGRFLEHSRLFRFGNGDVAAGRGRAEFWIGSADMMHRNLDRRVEALIQVTDAAARTELAELLTAAMSDRTEAFDLNTDGTWTRLISTSEHRRTDLQAALLERVLKR